A window of the Citrus sinensis cultivar Valencia sweet orange chromosome 9, DVS_A1.0, whole genome shotgun sequence genome harbors these coding sequences:
- the LOC107178608 gene encoding 21 kDa protein-like — protein sequence MARIANLLLALSVLCIMGMAKAGTITELPSHNGDSIFIETSCKSTRYRTVCVQSLLPYAYKIQRSPLQMALEALSVSLSRTKSADSFVSNLVKHKDLKPREQQPIDDCLQLMGDSIDRLSKSVQELRGISGANDRDFLWHISNVQTWVSAALTDDDTCLDGLAALDGEVKDSIRTRVSNVAEVTSNALALVNQLAKTHLE from the coding sequence atGGCAAGAATTGCCAATCTCTTGTTGGCACTCTCTGTTttatgcattatgggcatggCCAAAGCAGGCACAATCACTGAGCTACCTAGTCATAATGGTGACTCAATCTTCATTGAAACATCATGCAAATCCACCAGATATCGCACAGTCTGCGTGCAATCTCTCTTGCCTTACGCCTACAAAATCCAACGAAGCCCGCTGCAGATGGCGCTGGAAGCCTTGTCCGTGAGCCTCTCCAGGACTAAGTCCGCAGACTCATTTGTGTCAAATCTTGTAAAACACAAGGACTTGAAGCCAAGGGAGCAACAACCAATTGACGACTGCCTGCAGTTGATGGGTGATTCGATTGACCGGCTTAGCAAGTCGGTTCAAGAACTGAGAGGAATCAGTGGAGCAAATGATCGTGACTTTTTGTGGCACATTAGCAATGTTCAAACATGGGTTAGTGCTGCTTTGACTGATGATGATACTTGTCTTGATGGGCTGGCCGCCTTGGATGGTGAGGTGAAGGATTCCATTAGGACTAGGGTTTCAAATGTTGCTGAAGTCACCAGCAATGCACTTGCCTTGGTTAACCAGCTTGCCAAAACACATTTAGAATAA
- the LOC127899719 gene encoding uncharacterized protein LOC127899719, whose amino-acid sequence MSKPSKINQYFKRKNAEANTKSPNIENSQVSLTNSPNFGNPPLKAQRIETDPVITKLLERDPGLRPQIWVHDVNQRDEIRRAYIMAGPYQPRISEYPKSGPEKHRRRFQSSWFDSFPSWLEYSPIKDAAFCLPCYLFNTPSAHPKCKAYTVNGFNVWRKVKDGKNCAFLNHVEKDLNSSHKKAEKSCEDLMRQSQHLPQVFNCYSSHEIENNRLRLKTTVEAIRYLAFQGCSFRGHDESKNSLNRGNFLQLLKAFASNNEKITDVILDKAPKHASYISPNIQKEILHVFSMKVKKAIREEIGDAKFCLIVDESRDESKKEQMAVVLRFVDKDGFVRERFFGLVHVSNTSAVTLKDGIYSLLSHNNLSIQNIRGQGYDGASNMRGEWNGLQALILKDCPYAYYIHCLAHRLQLALVAVSHEIVPIHHFFTKLSSVVNIVGASCKRNEELKCAQATDIEYMISIDELESGRGLNQIGTLQRPGDTRWSSHFKSVSNLITMFNATCSVLLNIIEDGTNAFQRGDVDAAYEAMTSFEFVFILHLMKEIMAITDILCQALQSKSQDILHAKHLVSSTKALIQKFRDDGWITLLNQVKSFCEVRNIDIPEMNAQYVARQGRARRQEDNFTVAEHYRVNLFYVVIDCQLQELSSRFNEHSVQLLILSSALDPRECRESFRIGDVCQLADKFYLADFTDVDKMNLKIQLEHYEYNVVQHPEFKSLSTISDLSQWLVSTRKATIFPLVYRIIVLVLTLPVSTATTERSFSAMRIVKTRLHNKMEDEFLTDSLIMYIEREIAEKLSIESIVNEFRDMKERRIPF is encoded by the coding sequence ATGAGTAAGCCatcaaaaattaatcaatacttcaaaaggaaaaatgcaGAAGCCAATACCAAATCtccaaatattgaaaattcaCAAGTCTCACTTACCAATTCACCAAATTTTGGAAATCCACCTTTAAAAGCTCAAAGAATTGAGACAGATCCAGTTATTACTAAACTTTTGGAGCGTGATCCAGGGTTGCGTCCACAAATATGGGTTCATGATGTTAATCAACGGGATGAAATTCGTAGAGCATACATAATGGCCGGTCCATATCAACCAAGAATTTCAGAGTATCCCAAATCTGGACCAGAAAAGCACCGTCGTCGTTTTCAATCTTCATGGTTCGATTCTTTTCCTTCTTGGTTGGAATATTCACCTATAAAAGATGCTGCTTTTTGTCTACCATGTTATCTCTTTAATAcaccatctgcacatccaaaATGTAAGGCTTATACTGTTAATGGGTTTAATGTCTGGAGAAAGGTTAAAGATGGGAAAAATTGTGCCTTCCTTAATCATGTGGAAAAGGATCTGAATTCATCTCATAAAAAGGCTGAAAAATCATGTGAGGATTTGATGAGGCAATCTCAGCATCTGCCACAggtatttaattgttattcctctcatgaaattgaaaataatagacTGCGGTTAAAGACTACAGTTGAAGCAATTAGATACTTAGCTTTTCAAGGTTGTTCTTTTAGAGGCCATGATGAGAgcaaaaattcattaaatcgTGGAAATTTTCTGCAATTACTTAAAGCATTTGCCTCTAATAATGAAAAGATTACAGATGTTATACTTGATAAAGCTCCAAAACATGCCTCCTATATATCAccaaatattcaaaaagaaattttacatGTCTTTTCCATGAAAGTAAAAAAGGCAATTCGTGAAGAAATAGGTGATGCAAAGTTTTGTTTAATTGTAGATGAATCACGTGATGAATCGAAGAAAGAACAAATGGCTGTAGTTTTGAGATTTGTTGACAAAGATGGTTTTGTGCGAGAACGTTTTTTTGGACTTGTTCATGTCTCTAACACTTCTGCAGTGACTTTGAAAGATGGGATATACTCTCTACTGTCtcataataatttaagtattCAAAATATTCGAGGGCAAGGATATGATGGTGCAAGTAACATGCGGGGTGAGTGGAATGGTTTACAagctttaattttgaaagattgTCCATATGCTTACTACATTCATTGTTTGGCCCATCGACTACAATTGGCTTTAGTTGCAGTATCTCATGAGATTGTTCCTATTCATCATTTCTTTACTAAACTGTCTTCGGTTGTGAATATTGTTGGTGCTTCTTGTAAGCGCAATGAAGAACTGAAATGTGCTCAAGCTACTGACATTGAGTACATGATTTCCATTGATGAGCTTGAGAGTGGGAGAGGGCTTAATCAAATTGGCACTTTACAAAGGCCTGGGGATACTCGATGGAGTTCTCACTTCAAGTCAGTCTCCAATTTAATAACAATGTTCAATGCAACATGTTCTGTTCTacttaatattattgaagaTGGCACTAATGCTTTCCAACGAGGAGATGTTGATGCTGCATATGAGGCAATGACTAGTTTTGAGTTTGTTTTTATCTTGCACCTCATGAAAGAAATTATGGCAATCACTGATATACTTTGCCAAGCTTTGCAATCTAAATCTCAAGATATTTTACATGCTAAGCATCTTGTTTCATCAACTAAAGCACTTATACAGAAATTTAGAGATGATGGGTGGATTACTTTGCttaatcaagtgaaatcattTTGTGAGGTTAGAAATATAGATATTCCAGAAATGAATGCTCAGTATGTTGCAAGACAAGGTCGAGCTCGGCGTCAAGAAGATAACTTCACTGTTGCTGAACATTATAgggtaaatttgttttatgttgTTATAGATTGCCAATTACAAGAGTTAAGTAGTCGATTTAATGAACATTCAGTGCAATTGCTTATACTTAGTTCAGCACTTGATCCTCGTGAATGTAGGGAGTCATTTAGAATTGGTGATGTTTGTCAATTGGCTGACAAGTTTTATCTAGCAGATTTTACAGACGttgataaaatgaatttaaaaatccaactTGAGCATTATGAGTATAATGTAGTTCAACATCCAGAGTTCAAAAGTTTGTCGACCATTTCTGACTTGAGCCAATGGTTGGTTAGTACTAGAAAAGCAACAATATTCCCCCTTGTCTATAGAATAATTGTTCTTGTGCTAACTCTTCCAGTGTCTACTGCAACTACAGAACGATCATTTTCGGCTATGCGTATAGTAAAGACAAGACTTCACAATAAAATGGAGGATGAATTTCTTACAGATTCATTGATTATGTACATTGAAAGGGAAATTGcagaaaaattaagtattgAATCAATAGTCAACGAGTTTCGAGATATGAAAGAACGTCGTATTCCATTTTAA